The Planctomycetota bacterium region TGGCCGGGGTCCATAACCAGACCATCAGTCCTCGCCACCCGATCCGCCAGTTTCGGCCCAAAGTCTCTCTTAACCGGGCAGAGACATAGGCTCGGGTTATGGGGAGGTTGCGCTCGAAGTGGATGGTGCTGAGTGCGAAATCATGCCCGCCCGGTTATGGAAAACCGGGACCGCCCGCGCCAGTTCGCATAGGTTACTAATGAGGGGGCTGCATGTTCTCGCCCCGCATTGGAGGCCGCATGATCTCGACCCGCGATCCGGAAACCATGACCGAGGAAGAGCGCCGCGACGAGGTCGCCGGCATCCTGGCGGCGGGCCTGCTCCGCCACGTTCGGCAGGCCCAATCGATGCCTTCTGAGGCCAGCAAAACATCTTCGCCCACGCCGCGAATCGGACTTGATCTTCCTTCGAAAACGAGGCTCAGTGTGGCTCAACGACCCGCCGGTTAACGGGTCGAGTCTCGGCAACGCATGATGAAAGGAGCCACATTCATGCACGACATCGCGACGCAGCTCGAAGCCTTGGACGACATGACGACCAGCGAACTGGCCGACCTCTACCGGGAACTGCACAGCCAGCCCTGCCGGACCCGCCACCGGGCGTACCTCATCCGCAAGAACGCATGGCGCATCCAGGCCAACGCCGAAGGCGACCTGTCGGAACGCGCCCGCAGGCGGGCCGCCGAGTTGGCCGACGACGCCGACGTGCGGGTGATGGCACCGAAGACCATGATCTGCCCGCCACAGA contains the following coding sequences:
- a CDS encoding DUF2924 domain-containing protein produces the protein MMKGATFMHDIATQLEALDDMTTSELADLYRELHSQPCRTRHRAYLIRKNAWRIQANAEGDLSERARRRAAELADDADVRVMAPKTMICPPQNGESVTVNRPVSRGPAKPTDPRIPPPGTALVREYKGRTIRAVVLADGHFECNGERFRTLSALTKKITGSHMNGFRFFRLGAQR